A single region of the Micropterus dolomieu isolate WLL.071019.BEF.003 ecotype Adirondacks unplaced genomic scaffold, ASM2129224v1 contig_12961, whole genome shotgun sequence genome encodes:
- the LOC123966233 gene encoding myeloid-associated differentiation marker homolog: protein MPVIVLEARDFISPLFLVRTWEVLTGCTTFSLVASLEPSELNKSSSDLLHHNTFRTFCVFTWCFFFTLTLLIHILSVIQFHSLIPISWKNLTITVAALGALMCLSASVVFPWIIMDNQRVLPRPVAAAVASFLTFLAYSSESYVLCTRAHEQRGYMGSMPGLLKTLQLWGGCQMIPLVVEVVNRVPSGVISWQLWASGVSYGVCVFMSLVTLVVILGDFAGRCLLPFDRFLAAFSLIGVLLYMVATVICFTKILQLKDPGQNPDKSAELVIMETVVASITLLAYTVDLAFSIKLLCDRSHA from the coding sequence ATGCCTGTGATTGTACTAGAGGCCAGAGACTTCATCAGTCCCCTTTTTTTGGTGCGGACATGGGAAGTCTTAACCGGTTGTACTACCTTCAGTCTTGTGGCCTCTCTGGAACCTTCAGAGTTAAACAAAAGTTCATCTGACCTCCTTCACCACAACACATTCAGGACCTTCTGCGTGTTTACCTGGTGCTTCTTTTTCACCCTTACACTCCTTATCCATATTCTCAGCGTCATCCAATTTCACAGCCTCATCCCAATATCCTGGAAGAACCTTACTATAACAGTGGCAGCCTTAGGTGCGCTGATGTGTCTCAGTGCCTCTGTGGTTTTCCCTTGGATCATCATGGATAATCAAAGGGTGTTGCCACGCCCTGTGGCAGCTGCTGTGGCCTCCTTTCTCACCTTCCTCGCCTACTCCTCAGAGTCCTATGTTCTTTGCACCCGAGCCCACGAGCAAAGAGGCTACATGGGCAGCATGCCTGGTCTCCTCAAGACACTCCAGCTCTGGGGAGGCTGTCAGATGATACCCCTGGTCGTGGAAGTGGTCAATCGCGTTCCTAGTGGAGTAATTAGTTGGCAACTGTGGGCCTCTGGCGTGTCATACGGTGTCTGTGTCTTCATGTCTCTAGTCACACTGGTAGTAATATTAGGTGACTTTGCTGGGCGATGTCTTCTACCTTTTGACAGATTTTTGGCTGCCTTCAGTCTGATTGGGGTGTTGCTCTACATGGTGGCCACGGTGATTTGTTTTACCAAGATACTGCAGCTAAAGGACCCCGGACAAAACCCTGACAAAAGTGCAGAGCTGGTTATCATGGAAACAGTGGTTGCCAGTATTACACTGTTAGCTTATACGGTGGACCTTGCCTTCTCCATCAAACTGTTGTGTGACAGGAGTCATGCATGA